One stretch of Microbacterium terrae DNA includes these proteins:
- the rhaI gene encoding L-rhamnose isomerase, whose translation MTTFSPEILSSLEGQGIELPSWAFGNSGTRFRVWTTEGTPRDPFEKIADAAQVNKYTALAPSVALHIPWDKVDDYAALRTYAEDLGVALGTINSNTFQDEDYKFGALTHHDTRIRQKAIDHHIECIDIMDATGSRDLKIWLAEGSNYPGQMDMRGRQDRLQDSLQQIYARLGDEQRLVLEYKFFEPSFYHTDVPDWGTSYAQVASLGDKAMVCLDTGHHAPGTNIEFIVMQLLRLGKLGSFDFNSRFYADDDLIVGAADPFQLFRIVFEVIRGGGLNNPDVAFMLDQCHNVEDKIPGQIRSVLNVQEMTARALLVDRAALDAAQQANDVLAANAVFMDAFYTDVRPALAEWRESRGLPADPMAAYAASGYQQQIAADRVGGTQAGWGA comes from the coding sequence ATGACGACGTTCTCTCCCGAGATCCTGTCCTCCCTCGAGGGCCAGGGCATCGAGCTCCCCTCCTGGGCGTTCGGCAACTCCGGCACCCGCTTCCGCGTGTGGACGACCGAGGGCACCCCGCGCGACCCGTTCGAGAAGATCGCCGATGCCGCGCAGGTCAACAAGTACACCGCGCTCGCCCCGTCGGTCGCGCTGCACATCCCGTGGGACAAGGTCGACGACTACGCGGCCCTGCGCACGTACGCCGAAGACCTGGGTGTCGCGCTCGGCACGATCAACTCGAACACCTTCCAGGACGAGGACTACAAGTTCGGCGCACTGACCCACCACGACACGCGCATCCGTCAGAAGGCGATCGACCACCACATCGAGTGCATCGACATCATGGATGCCACCGGCTCGCGCGACCTCAAGATCTGGCTCGCCGAGGGCTCGAACTACCCGGGCCAGATGGACATGCGCGGCCGTCAGGACCGCCTGCAGGACTCGCTGCAGCAGATCTACGCACGCCTCGGGGACGAGCAGCGCCTGGTGCTCGAGTACAAGTTCTTCGAGCCGTCGTTCTACCACACCGACGTTCCGGACTGGGGCACCTCGTACGCTCAGGTCGCCTCGCTCGGCGACAAGGCGATGGTCTGCCTCGACACCGGTCACCACGCGCCGGGCACCAACATCGAGTTCATCGTCATGCAGCTGCTGCGCCTCGGGAAGCTCGGCTCGTTCGACTTCAACTCGCGCTTCTACGCCGACGACGACCTCATCGTCGGCGCGGCCGACCCCTTCCAGCTGTTCCGCATCGTGTTCGAGGTGATCCGCGGCGGGGGCCTCAACAACCCCGACGTCGCCTTCATGCTCGACCAGTGCCACAACGTCGAAGACAAGATCCCCGGCCAGATCCGCTCGGTGCTCAACGTGCAGGAGATGACGGCGCGCGCGCTGCTCGTCGACCGCGCCGCCCTCGACGCCGCGCAGCAGGCGAACGACGTGCTCGCCGCGAACGCCGTGTTCATGGACGCGTTCTACACCGACGTGCGCCCGGCGCTGGCCGAGTGGCGCGAGTCGCGCGGCCTCCCGGCCGACCCGATGGCGGCGTACGCGGCATCCGGCTACCAGCAGCAGATCGCGGCAGACCGCGTCGGCGGCACCCAGGCCGGCTGGGGCGCCTGA
- a CDS encoding L-rhamnose mutarotase: MTSTTAPTRVCFQLLVKPELLDEYIARHTPVWPEMLEEIAASGRRNYSLFLGEGGRLIGYYETDDDEAAQAYLTASAVAAKWEAEMGRFFIGLDGRPDQAATPLAEVFNLGAQLDAARAATPSTPNESTAS, translated from the coding sequence ATGACGAGCACGACCGCACCGACGCGCGTCTGCTTCCAGCTGCTGGTGAAGCCCGAACTCCTCGACGAGTACATCGCCCGCCACACCCCGGTGTGGCCCGAGATGCTCGAAGAGATCGCGGCATCCGGTCGCCGCAACTACTCGCTCTTCCTCGGCGAGGGCGGCAGGCTCATCGGCTACTACGAGACCGACGACGACGAAGCCGCGCAGGCCTACCTCACCGCGTCCGCGGTCGCCGCGAAGTGGGAGGCCGAGATGGGCCGCTTCTTCATCGGGCTCGACGGCCGCCCCGATCAGGCCGCCACCCCCCTCGCCGAGGTGTTCAACCTCGGCGCACAGCTCGACGCGGCACGCGCCGCGACCCCGTCCACCCCCAACGAAAGCACGGCATCATGA
- a CDS encoding LacI family DNA-binding transcriptional regulator yields the protein MSVSVKDVAAAASVSVGTVSNVLNRPDKVAPATVEKVHAAIAELGFVRNDAARQLRAGRSRSIGLVVLDVGNPFFAAIARGAEERAAEDGMTVLLGNSDERPDREGAYLDLFREQRVNGVLVSPTTDDLVALERLRDGGVPVILVDREVHDGSFPSIAVDDVEGGHLAASHLLAAGRRRLAFVAGPLSIRQVRDRLDGARRAVAEHPDAVLEVIEMSALTVLQGRAAGEGIVARPAAERPDAVFAANDLLAVGALQAFSLMADVRVPDDIALIGYDDIDFASATVVPLSSIRQPAHLIGYTAVDLLLRELAEPGGEHDRAVRFQPELVVRESTAR from the coding sequence GTGTCGGTCAGTGTCAAAGACGTCGCGGCGGCGGCATCCGTCTCGGTCGGCACCGTCTCGAACGTGCTGAACCGGCCCGACAAGGTCGCGCCGGCCACCGTGGAGAAGGTGCACGCGGCGATCGCCGAGCTCGGCTTCGTGCGCAACGACGCCGCCCGGCAGCTCCGGGCGGGGCGCAGCCGCAGCATCGGGCTGGTCGTGCTCGATGTCGGCAACCCCTTCTTCGCGGCCATCGCCCGCGGCGCGGAGGAGCGAGCGGCCGAAGACGGCATGACGGTGCTGCTCGGCAACAGTGACGAGCGCCCCGATCGTGAGGGCGCCTACCTCGATCTCTTCCGCGAGCAGCGGGTGAACGGGGTGCTCGTCTCGCCCACCACCGACGATCTCGTCGCACTCGAGCGGCTGCGCGACGGCGGGGTGCCGGTGATCCTCGTCGACCGCGAGGTGCACGACGGCTCGTTCCCGTCGATCGCGGTCGACGATGTCGAGGGCGGCCACCTCGCGGCGTCACACCTGCTCGCCGCCGGGCGTCGCCGGCTCGCGTTCGTCGCGGGCCCGCTCTCGATCAGACAGGTGCGCGACCGCCTCGACGGTGCGCGTCGCGCGGTGGCGGAGCATCCGGATGCCGTGCTCGAGGTCATCGAGATGTCGGCGCTCACCGTGCTGCAGGGGCGTGCAGCGGGCGAGGGGATCGTCGCCCGGCCCGCCGCCGAGCGACCCGACGCGGTCTTCGCCGCCAACGACCTGCTCGCCGTGGGTGCGCTGCAGGCCTTCAGCCTGATGGCCGATGTGCGCGTCCCCGACGACATCGCCCTCATCGGCTACGACGACATCGACTTCGCGTCTGCGACCGTCGTTCCGCTCAGCTCGATCCGCCAGCCCGCCCACCTGATCGGCTACACCGCTGTCGATCTGCTGCTGCGGGAGCTCGCCGAGCCCGGCGGCGAGCACGATCGCGCCGTGCGCTTCCAGCCTGAGCTCGTGGTGCGGGAGTCGACCGCGCGCTGA
- a CDS encoding TetR/AcrR family transcriptional regulator — protein sequence MTSTGSDAPRARGSYAKGIARRQEILDRAIEVFAERGARRTSLRAIAEEVGVTHAALTHYFGSLDELLVAVYRESERRGDENPVAPPDTTPGESMRIAAQENRAVPGMVQLYSTLVASALEDDRPAAQEFAASRFARLRAEMAERVRELQDAGRLRGDVEPELAAALVIAASDGLQTQWLLDPTVDHEAALAMLDRLLAPPAD from the coding sequence ATGACTTCGACCGGCTCCGACGCGCCCCGCGCGCGGGGGAGCTACGCGAAGGGCATAGCCCGGCGGCAGGAGATCCTCGACCGAGCGATCGAGGTGTTCGCCGAGCGCGGCGCCCGGCGCACCAGCCTGCGGGCGATCGCCGAAGAGGTCGGGGTCACGCATGCCGCCCTCACCCACTACTTCGGGTCGCTCGACGAGCTGCTCGTCGCGGTCTACCGCGAGTCCGAGCGCCGCGGAGACGAGAACCCGGTCGCGCCGCCGGATACGACTCCGGGAGAGTCCATGCGCATCGCCGCGCAGGAGAACCGGGCGGTCCCGGGCATGGTGCAGCTGTACTCGACCCTGGTGGCCTCGGCGCTCGAAGACGATCGCCCCGCTGCGCAGGAGTTCGCGGCATCGCGCTTCGCGAGACTGCGCGCCGAGATGGCCGAGCGCGTACGGGAACTGCAGGATGCCGGTCGGCTGCGCGGTGATGTCGAACCCGAGCTCGCGGCGGCGCTGGTGATCGCCGCGTCCGACGGCTTGCAGACCCAATGGCTGCTCGACCCCACCGTCGACCACGAGGCCGCGCTCGCCATGCTCGACCGGCTGCTCGCCCCACCGGCAGACTGA
- a CDS encoding Gfo/Idh/MocA family protein: MSAVGIGIIGVGVISDTYLENLAAFADTEVLIVGDLDRARAQAQAEKHGVPAFGAASDVLAHPGVDLVVNLTIPAAHIEVSRAAVAAGKHVWTEKPLGLDRDGAALLLHEADAAGVRIGSAPDTLLGPGFQAARRAIEAGVIGRPLFAQTVFQTQGPDLWHPSPAFLFAQGAGPLLDMGPYYFSALISLFGSVDRVAAVGSKAREQREIHTGPNAGTLFPVEVPSTIQVVTAFESGQSAQSLLSFDSALERHGVVEIHGTDGTLVLPDPNQFAGRIAYVKPLGVLRDGMKTTQEWIEIEHADLAVGRGLGALDMVRAIAEGRPHVASGELGFHVLDVLLSAQESAATGVTVPVASSVAPVPLLPEGFDPFAATL; encoded by the coding sequence ATGAGCGCGGTCGGAATCGGCATCATCGGTGTCGGCGTCATCAGTGACACCTACCTCGAGAACCTCGCGGCGTTCGCCGACACCGAGGTGCTCATCGTGGGCGACCTCGACCGGGCGCGCGCGCAGGCGCAGGCCGAGAAGCACGGCGTGCCCGCATTCGGCGCCGCATCAGACGTGCTCGCCCACCCCGGCGTCGACCTGGTGGTCAACCTCACGATCCCGGCCGCGCACATCGAGGTGTCGCGCGCAGCGGTCGCCGCGGGCAAGCACGTGTGGACCGAGAAGCCGCTCGGGCTCGACCGCGACGGCGCAGCGCTGCTGCTGCACGAGGCGGATGCCGCGGGCGTGCGCATCGGCTCGGCCCCCGACACCCTGCTCGGCCCCGGCTTCCAGGCCGCGCGGCGCGCGATCGAGGCGGGGGTCATCGGCCGACCGCTGTTCGCGCAGACCGTCTTCCAGACGCAGGGGCCCGACCTGTGGCATCCCAGTCCCGCCTTCCTGTTCGCGCAGGGTGCCGGTCCGCTCCTCGACATGGGGCCGTACTACTTCTCAGCGCTGATCAGCCTGTTCGGCTCGGTCGACCGGGTTGCCGCCGTGGGGTCGAAGGCCCGGGAGCAGCGCGAGATCCACACCGGCCCGAACGCCGGCACTCTGTTCCCTGTCGAGGTGCCCTCGACCATCCAGGTCGTCACCGCATTCGAGTCGGGTCAGAGCGCGCAGAGCCTGCTGAGCTTCGACTCGGCGCTGGAGCGCCACGGCGTCGTCGAGATCCACGGCACCGACGGCACGCTGGTGCTGCCCGACCCCAACCAGTTCGCGGGCCGCATCGCCTACGTCAAGCCGTTGGGCGTGCTGCGCGACGGCATGAAGACCACGCAGGAGTGGATCGAGATCGAACACGCCGACCTCGCCGTGGGTCGCGGCCTCGGCGCGCTCGACATGGTGCGCGCCATCGCCGAGGGCCGTCCGCACGTCGCCTCGGGCGAGCTGGGCTTCCATGTGCTCGACGTGCTGCTGTCGGCGCAGGAGTCTGCCGCGACCGGCGTCACCGTGCCGGTGGCCAGCTCGGTCGCGCCGGTGCCGTTGCTTCCCGAGGGGTTCGACCCCTTCGCTGCGACGCTCTGA
- a CDS encoding sugar phosphate isomerase/epimerase family protein gives MALPIASVQLYTLAEQFSADMSGSLDKLAAIGLRNVEAFDFVRRPDEIRAALDAAGLASPTGHAPLLTDELWTPDGSIPTPAPEIVFEAAAKIGITTVIDPFVAKERWLTLEGVTDIAERLNALVDVAAGFGLSVGYHNHAQEFVASFDGQTAFERFVALTDARVAIELDLFWALTGGQDVPALVERLGDRLIAAHVKDGIAPAVNPFGPDAEEFGSASLDQRRAGTGDVPLAESLRAASALEYAIIEYDNAPGDVFDDIAASLAFLTDGGFVR, from the coding sequence GTGGCCCTGCCGATCGCTTCGGTACAGCTCTATACGCTCGCGGAGCAGTTCTCCGCCGACATGTCGGGATCCCTCGACAAGCTCGCGGCCATTGGCCTGCGCAACGTCGAGGCATTCGACTTCGTGCGCCGCCCCGACGAGATCCGCGCCGCCCTCGATGCCGCCGGCCTCGCCTCCCCGACCGGACACGCACCGCTGCTCACCGACGAGCTGTGGACCCCCGACGGCTCGATCCCGACACCCGCGCCCGAGATCGTCTTCGAGGCGGCCGCGAAGATCGGCATCACCACCGTCATCGACCCCTTCGTCGCCAAGGAGCGCTGGCTGACGCTCGAGGGCGTCACCGACATCGCCGAACGCCTCAACGCGCTCGTCGACGTGGCCGCCGGCTTCGGCCTGAGCGTGGGCTATCACAACCATGCGCAGGAGTTCGTGGCATCCTTCGACGGCCAGACCGCCTTCGAGCGGTTCGTCGCCCTCACCGACGCGCGGGTCGCCATCGAGCTCGACCTCTTCTGGGCGCTCACCGGCGGGCAGGACGTGCCCGCTCTCGTCGAGCGTCTCGGCGACCGCCTCATCGCCGCCCACGTCAAGGACGGCATCGCCCCCGCCGTGAACCCGTTCGGACCGGATGCCGAGGAGTTCGGCTCCGCCAGCCTCGACCAGCGTCGCGCCGGCACCGGCGACGTTCCGCTCGCCGAGTCGCTGCGCGCGGCATCGGCCCTCGAGTACGCGATCATCGAGTACGACAACGCCCCGGGCGATGTGTTCGACGACATCGCGGCGAGCCTCGCATTCCTGACCGACGGCGGGTTCGTCCGATGA
- a CDS encoding aldo/keto reductase — MASPTLTLGPVTLGTSGLGVDTLPGSAEEAAAVADAVALFASRHAFVDTSNNYSDGRSEAVLGLALAEAPTDAASRVITKVDVDPVTGAFDRDRVLRSFEESTARLGVDRLPLLHLHDPYAVSVAEATGPGGAVEGLRELRDAGVVDAIGIATYPVDEMQEYIATGLFDAVLSHNCFTLLGQTATPLFEDAKRRGITVFNAAPFGSGILVKGTSSTYGYRPPTPDVVAHVEQLEAIAQRHEVALAAVALHYSLRSPLVDSTVVGIKTRARLAALDALVDTEIPSALWPEVDALIAGW, encoded by the coding sequence ATGGCTTCACCCACCCTCACGCTCGGTCCGGTCACGCTCGGCACGTCGGGCCTCGGCGTCGACACCCTGCCCGGAAGTGCCGAGGAGGCGGCGGCGGTCGCCGACGCCGTCGCGCTCTTCGCGTCACGCCACGCCTTCGTCGACACGTCGAACAACTACTCCGACGGACGATCGGAGGCGGTGCTCGGACTCGCGCTCGCCGAGGCGCCGACGGATGCGGCATCCCGCGTGATCACGAAGGTCGACGTGGACCCCGTCACCGGGGCGTTCGACCGCGACCGCGTGCTGCGCTCGTTCGAGGAGAGCACGGCGCGGCTGGGAGTGGATCGTCTGCCGCTGCTGCACCTTCACGACCCCTACGCCGTGAGCGTCGCCGAGGCGACCGGGCCGGGCGGTGCGGTCGAGGGGCTGCGCGAGCTGCGCGACGCCGGTGTCGTCGACGCGATCGGCATCGCGACCTACCCCGTCGACGAGATGCAGGAGTACATCGCCACGGGGCTGTTCGACGCCGTGCTCAGCCACAACTGCTTCACGCTGCTCGGGCAGACGGCCACGCCGCTGTTCGAAGACGCGAAGCGTCGGGGGATCACCGTCTTCAACGCGGCGCCGTTCGGCAGCGGCATCCTCGTCAAGGGCACATCGTCGACCTATGGCTATCGGCCGCCGACGCCCGACGTGGTCGCCCACGTCGAGCAGCTCGAGGCGATCGCGCAGCGCCATGAGGTGGCGCTCGCCGCGGTCGCGCTGCACTACTCGCTGCGCTCGCCGCTGGTGGACTCCACCGTCGTCGGCATCAAGACCCGTGCCCGGCTTGCCGCGCTCGACGCTCTGGTCGACACCGAGATCCCGAGCGCGCTCTGGCCCGAGGTCGATGCGCTGATCGCGGGTTGGTGA
- a CDS encoding FAD-binding protein has translation MARNWAGTHTYAAPRIVEARSIDDVRRAVAETAPGPVHALGTRHSFTDLPDTTGTLIDVTGIAPVFDLDEDARTVTVGAGTRYGVLALWLHERGWALPNMGSLPHINVAGAAATGTHGSGDGNRVLSASVRALRYVGADAEVHEVRAGDPDFDALVVGLGAFGVIVSVTLAIVPGFRLRQDMYSGVTWDAALSDLDAVTGAGYSVSVFSTWSPETLGVVWVKSRLDRDDDAIAETLLDGRVDPDADPLPGLVDVTERGGVPGPWMLRLPHFRLDGEPSFGDEIQSEYFVSRADAPAALEAVRALGDGIRPLLFVTELRTMAGDDLWLSPAYRQNALAIHFTWFNRPDEVAAVLPAIEAALAPFGARPHWGKAHGFDRVAMERVHPRLGDARAVFERLDPDGRFVNDHLVRVGVREAR, from the coding sequence GTGGCGCGCAACTGGGCCGGGACCCACACGTATGCGGCGCCCCGCATCGTCGAAGCCCGCTCGATCGACGACGTCCGCCGTGCGGTCGCGGAGACGGCACCCGGTCCCGTGCACGCGCTCGGCACCCGGCACTCGTTCACCGACCTGCCCGACACGACCGGCACGCTCATCGACGTCACCGGCATCGCGCCCGTGTTCGACCTCGACGAGGATGCCCGCACCGTGACGGTCGGCGCCGGCACCCGCTACGGGGTGCTCGCTCTCTGGCTGCACGAACGGGGGTGGGCGCTCCCGAACATGGGCTCCCTGCCGCACATCAACGTGGCCGGGGCCGCGGCGACCGGCACCCACGGGTCGGGCGACGGCAACCGCGTGCTGTCGGCGTCGGTGCGGGCGCTGCGCTACGTCGGCGCCGACGCAGAGGTGCACGAGGTGCGAGCGGGCGATCCCGACTTCGACGCCCTGGTCGTGGGCCTCGGCGCGTTCGGGGTGATCGTGTCGGTCACGCTCGCGATCGTGCCGGGCTTCCGGCTGCGCCAGGACATGTACTCGGGCGTGACGTGGGATGCGGCCCTCTCCGACCTCGACGCGGTCACCGGTGCCGGGTACAGCGTGTCGGTCTTCTCGACGTGGAGTCCCGAGACGCTCGGCGTGGTGTGGGTGAAGTCGCGGCTCGACCGCGACGACGACGCCATCGCCGAGACCCTACTCGACGGTCGCGTCGACCCCGACGCCGATCCGCTCCCGGGCCTCGTCGATGTCACCGAGCGGGGCGGCGTGCCCGGGCCGTGGATGCTGCGCCTGCCGCACTTCCGGCTCGACGGCGAGCCCTCGTTCGGCGACGAGATCCAGTCGGAGTACTTCGTGTCGCGCGCCGACGCGCCGGCGGCGCTCGAGGCGGTGCGGGCGTTGGGCGACGGCATCCGTCCGCTGCTCTTCGTCACTGAGCTGCGCACGATGGCCGGCGACGATCTGTGGCTGAGTCCCGCATACCGGCAGAACGCGCTCGCGATCCACTTCACGTGGTTCAACCGCCCCGACGAGGTCGCCGCCGTGCTGCCGGCGATCGAAGCGGCGCTCGCTCCGTTCGGGGCGCGGCCGCACTGGGGCAAGGCGCACGGGTTCGACCGGGTGGCGATGGAGCGGGTGCACCCGCGGCTGGGCGACGCGCGTGCCGTCTTCGAGCGGCTCGACCCCGACGGCCGGTTCGTCAACGATCATCTCGTGCGGGTCGGCGTGCGCGAAGCGCGCTGA
- a CDS encoding LLM class flavin-dependent oxidoreductase: MPIDVGVMLPRDLPAADVVPFVRRAEELGFAELWVVEDLGFRGGVAQAAVALAVTERIRVGIGILPAGARSAAFAAMEAATLAQLFPGRIHFGVGHGMPDWMRAVGAWPARPLAALRAHVDTLQTLVRGGSVDGVGLDAACIPAEPAPVLLGVRGPRSLELSGEIADGTVLAEPVTPEYAAAARASIAASRPHRVVGYNVGSVDDDPGVAIDRARPALQWIGEPDWEPHLRPLPFADEFARLRAAHSSREEWARVLPADWVAQLALAGTPAQVRARLDELAAAGVDASVFIPVGDDPFAALDALARVL; encoded by the coding sequence GTGCCGATCGACGTGGGGGTCATGCTGCCCCGAGACCTGCCCGCCGCCGATGTCGTGCCGTTCGTGCGGCGCGCTGAGGAGCTCGGGTTCGCCGAACTGTGGGTGGTCGAAGACCTCGGGTTCCGTGGCGGCGTGGCCCAGGCGGCGGTCGCCCTGGCGGTGACCGAGCGGATCCGCGTGGGCATCGGCATCCTTCCCGCCGGCGCACGCTCGGCGGCGTTCGCCGCGATGGAGGCGGCGACCCTCGCGCAGCTCTTCCCGGGGCGGATCCACTTCGGCGTCGGCCACGGCATGCCCGACTGGATGCGCGCCGTCGGCGCCTGGCCCGCCCGGCCGCTGGCCGCGCTGCGGGCCCACGTCGACACACTGCAGACGCTCGTGCGCGGCGGATCGGTCGACGGGGTGGGCCTCGATGCGGCGTGCATCCCCGCCGAGCCCGCGCCCGTGCTGCTCGGCGTGCGCGGCCCGCGCTCGCTGGAGCTGTCGGGAGAGATCGCCGACGGCACGGTGCTCGCCGAGCCCGTCACCCCCGAGTACGCGGCGGCTGCGCGCGCGAGCATCGCCGCGAGTCGCCCGCACCGTGTCGTCGGGTACAACGTCGGCAGCGTCGACGACGATCCGGGCGTCGCGATCGACCGCGCGCGGCCGGCCCTGCAATGGATCGGCGAGCCCGACTGGGAGCCGCACCTGCGTCCGCTCCCGTTCGCCGACGAATTCGCGCGGCTGCGCGCAGCCCACTCGTCGCGCGAGGAGTGGGCCCGGGTGCTGCCGGCCGATTGGGTCGCGCAGCTCGCCCTGGCGGGCACGCCCGCGCAGGTGCGCGCGCGGCTGGACGAGCTCGCGGCGGCGGGGGTCGACGCATCCGTCTTCATCCCCGTCGGCGACGACCCGTTCGCCGCCCTCGACGCGCTCGCTCGCGTGCTCTGA
- a CDS encoding helix-turn-helix domain-containing protein: protein MEHPAAGGATGHPLDIEGAPSQRVLAGEFTERRGYATLRERGRSDWLLIYTLAGSGFVDVGGDTVSTAAGDAVLFSPRTRQHYGTSGDNWSLAYAHFHPRAAWAPLLEWPGTGSSAARISVGTAARPRLLEALRACIRLSSAPLAQSDMFAMNSLEAALLWLDTHRSAAPRLDERILHVAEHISGDLAGALDTESLARVAHLSASRLSHVFTRTFGLSPQQYVERERMTRADMFLRTTDRAIADIARDVGFDDPLYFSRRFRRWHGVSPSEFRARHG, encoded by the coding sequence ATGGAACATCCTGCTGCAGGCGGCGCAACGGGGCACCCTCTCGATATCGAGGGCGCGCCCTCGCAGCGCGTCCTGGCGGGAGAGTTCACGGAGCGACGCGGATACGCGACACTGCGCGAGCGCGGACGATCCGACTGGCTCCTCATCTACACGCTCGCCGGATCAGGCTTCGTGGACGTCGGCGGCGATACCGTCTCGACGGCCGCCGGCGACGCAGTCCTGTTCTCGCCGCGTACGCGCCAGCACTACGGCACGAGCGGTGACAACTGGTCGCTCGCGTACGCCCACTTCCACCCGCGCGCCGCGTGGGCCCCGCTCCTGGAGTGGCCGGGAACCGGCTCCTCCGCCGCGCGGATCAGCGTCGGCACCGCGGCGCGCCCGCGCCTGCTCGAGGCGCTGCGTGCGTGCATCCGTCTCTCGTCAGCCCCGCTCGCCCAGTCCGACATGTTCGCGATGAACTCCCTCGAAGCTGCTCTGCTGTGGCTGGACACGCACCGCAGCGCCGCGCCGCGCCTGGATGAGCGCATCCTGCACGTCGCCGAGCACATCAGCGGCGACCTCGCCGGGGCGCTCGACACGGAGTCGCTGGCGCGCGTCGCTCACCTGTCGGCGTCGCGCCTGTCGCACGTGTTCACCCGGACATTCGGCCTCTCGCCGCAGCAGTACGTCGAGCGCGAGCGCATGACCCGGGCCGACATGTTCCTGCGCACCACCGACCGGGCGATCGCCGACATCGCCCGCGACGTCGGGTTCGATGATCCGCTCTACTTCTCGCGCCGCTTCCGCCGCTGGCACGGGGTGAGCCCGTCGGAGTTCCGCGCCCGGCACGGTTAA
- a CDS encoding phytanoyl-CoA dioxygenase family protein has product MTTDVLASHAADYQQTGIAQLRGVLTAEEVAEIRDVFTDQVERDRSIGSADDLAPDDVLAQYPRFIHPHRREGLPVADLAKKWMLDPRIVGPVVDMVGPVYAAQSMFYFKPPTARGQALHQDNIFLQAHPETCIAAWIAIDDCDAENGGLKVVPGSHRYEIVCPDEADPEESFTSTEITLPDGMTAEQTELAAGDVLFFHGSTVHGSGPNRSADRFRRSLIFHYVPVGSTEISRFYSPLLAMDGSEVLIALTDEGGVCGEGWTPSAPH; this is encoded by the coding sequence ATGACCACAGACGTACTGGCGAGCCACGCCGCCGACTACCAGCAGACCGGGATCGCGCAGCTGCGCGGAGTGCTCACCGCGGAGGAGGTCGCCGAGATCCGCGATGTCTTCACGGATCAGGTCGAGCGAGACCGCTCCATCGGCTCGGCCGACGACCTCGCGCCGGATGACGTGCTGGCGCAGTACCCCCGCTTCATCCATCCGCACCGGCGCGAGGGTCTGCCGGTCGCGGACCTGGCGAAGAAGTGGATGCTCGACCCGCGCATCGTCGGGCCGGTGGTGGACATGGTCGGGCCGGTCTACGCGGCGCAGTCGATGTTCTACTTCAAGCCGCCGACCGCGCGCGGACAGGCGCTGCACCAGGACAACATCTTCCTGCAGGCTCACCCCGAGACCTGCATCGCGGCCTGGATCGCGATCGACGACTGCGACGCCGAGAACGGCGGCCTCAAGGTGGTGCCCGGCTCGCATCGCTACGAGATCGTGTGCCCCGACGAAGCCGACCCCGAGGAGTCGTTCACGAGCACCGAGATCACCCTCCCCGACGGGATGACCGCCGAGCAGACCGAGCTCGCCGCCGGCGATGTGCTGTTCTTCCACGGCAGCACCGTGCACGGGTCGGGTCCGAACCGGTCGGCGGACCGATTCCGGCGCTCGCTCATCTTCCACTACGTGCCAGTGGGGAGCACCGAGATCTCGCGCTTCTACAGCCCGCTGCTCGCGATGGACGGCTCGGAGGTCCTGATCGCACTGACCGATGAGGGTGGTGTCTGCGGTGAGGGGTGGACGCCCAGCGCACCGCACTGA